In a genomic window of Larus michahellis chromosome 3, bLarMic1.1, whole genome shotgun sequence:
- the ARV1 gene encoding protein ARV1: MAALGAYRCIECNREAAELYRDYQRGVLRISICKSCQKPVDKYIEYDPVIILINAILCKAQAYRHILFNTKINIHGKLCIFCLLCEAYLRWLQLQDSSQNTDPDDLIRYAKEWDFYRMFGIASLEQTSFLVGIFITLWWMRPEMLKTKSDFILLLKALLLSSYGKLLLIPAVIWEHDYTPLCLAFIKVFVLISNSQAIRVTLNLNRMLPWLAIFFGLILENGVVYLFQKMGWDV; encoded by the exons ATGGCGGCGCTCGGCGCCTACCGCTGCATCGAGTGCAACCGGGAGGCGGCGGAGCTGTACAGGGATTACCAGCGCGGGGTGCTCCGCATCTCCATCTGC AAATCCTGCCAGAAACCTGTGGACAAATACATTGAGTATGATCCTGTTATCATCTTGATTAATGCTATTTTATGTAAAGCACAAGCATACAGGCACATTCTTTTCAATACAAAGATAAAT ATTCATGGTAAGCTCTGCATATTTTGTTTGCTCTGTGAAGCTTATCTCAGGTGGTTGCAACTACAGGATTCAAGCCAAAATACAGATCCTGATGACTTAATCAGATATGCCAAGGAATGGGATTTTTATAGAATGTTTGGTATAGCTTCTTTAG AACAAACTTCATTTTTGGTTGGCATTTTTATTACCTTATGGTGGATGAGACCTGAGATGCTGAAAACAAAGTCTGACTTCATTTTACTTCTCAAAGCACTACTGTTGTCCAGCTATGGAAAGCTTTTGCTAATTCCAGCTGTTATTTGGGAACATGACTACACGCCTTTGTGCCTTGCATTTATAAAAGTGTTTGTCTTGATATCAAACTCTCAGGCAATTAGAg ttacATTGAACTTGAACCGAATGCTCCCTTGGTTGGCCATCTTCTTTGGATTAATTTTGGAAAATGGCGTGGTTTACTTGTTCCAGAAAATGGGGTGGGATGTTTGA
- the FAM89A gene encoding protein FAM89A: MSGPGLLGPGGGAGLPPLPKSLSGLLNSSSSGGGGQGGRWRDLERLYAQKSRIQDELSGGGRGSPRPPKPPNLDAALALLRKEMVGLRQLDMSLLCQLYSLYESIQEYKGACQADSNADCTYALENGFFDEEEEYF, translated from the exons ATGAGcgggccggggctgctggggcccGGTGGCGGCGCGGGGCTGCCGCCGCTGCCCAAGAGCCTGAGCGGGCTGCTgaactcctcctcctccggcggcggcggccagggCGGGCGCTGGCGGGACCTGGAGCGGCTCTACGCCCAGAAGTCCCGCATCCAGGACGAGctgagcggcggcggccggggctcgCCGCGGCCGCCCAAGCCTCCCAACCTGGACGCGGCGTTGGCCCTGCTCCGCAAGGAGATG GTTGGCCTTCGGCAGCTAGACATGTCATTACTGTGTCAGCTGTACTCCCTGTATGAATCGATTCAAGAATATAAAGGTGCCTGCCAAGCTGACTCTAACGCAGACTGCACATACGCTCTGGAAAATGGTTTTTTTGACGAAGAGGAGGAATACTTCTAG